The following coding sequences are from one Bacillota bacterium window:
- the flgF gene encoding flagellar basal-body rod protein FlgF — protein sequence MIRGIYTSASGMLTELERNDVLANNLANLGTVGYRQDKLSVGTFPTMLLNRLEAGRRPAVIGPAGAGAQVVEQRVSFLPGTIQETTIPLDLALGEDGFFVVQNQGGEAYTRQGHFSRQSDGTLVTADGLPILGERGPIKVNGTDVKIAEDGSVTVDGQAVDKLRVVDFQDRRVLEKRGQTLFVVASGPNGAGAVPTPLASPKVRQGYLEMANVNPIEAITEMIALVRSYEASQRAIQAQDETLDRAVNEIAKF from the coding sequence GTGATCAGAGGGATTTACACTTCAGCTTCAGGGATGCTGACCGAGCTTGAACGCAACGACGTCCTGGCCAACAACCTGGCCAACCTGGGCACGGTCGGCTACCGTCAGGACAAGTTGTCGGTGGGGACCTTCCCGACGATGCTCCTGAACCGGCTCGAGGCCGGACGGCGGCCGGCGGTCATCGGCCCGGCCGGGGCCGGGGCGCAGGTCGTCGAGCAACGGGTATCCTTCCTGCCGGGGACGATCCAGGAGACGACCATCCCGCTCGATTTGGCCCTCGGGGAGGACGGCTTCTTCGTCGTCCAGAACCAGGGCGGTGAGGCCTACACCCGCCAGGGCCACTTCTCCCGGCAGAGCGACGGGACCCTGGTGACTGCCGATGGGTTGCCGATCCTCGGCGAGCGGGGGCCGATCAAGGTCAACGGGACGGACGTCAAGATCGCCGAGGATGGCTCGGTGACCGTTGACGGGCAGGCCGTCGACAAGTTGCGAGTGGTCGACTTCCAGGACCGGCGGGTCCTTGAGAAGCGCGGCCAGACCCTCTTCGTGGTCGCCTCCGGTCCGAATGGGGCCGGGGCCGTGCCCACGCCGCTGGCCTCTCCCAAGGTCCGCCAGGGCTACCTGGAGATGGCCAACGTCAACCCGATCGAGGCCATCACCGAGATGATCGCCCTGGTCCGCAGCTATGAAGCCAGTCAGCGGGCGATCCAGGCCCAGGACGAGACCCTCGACCGGGCGGTCAACGAGATCGCCAAGTTCTAG